One part of the Treponema sp. OMZ 787 genome encodes these proteins:
- a CDS encoding response regulator transcription factor, with product MTLLIIEDDDAIRKEIKTFFKADFDIAEAASIKEALPYLDSDIVLLDLNLGRESSLPLIPKIKSACIVISVQDDEQTIVRALEEGACDYVTKPFSLNVLKARIHAILRRNNSQDIYLNIKNGEPIILIDKKEIILTKKEYQIMSLFLNNSSTVLTRSLILEHIWDKDEAFVEDNTLTVTMSRLKNKIGSSKIETVRGIGYRWKG from the coding sequence ATGACTCTCCTTATAATTGAAGACGATGATGCGATACGAAAAGAGATAAAAACTTTTTTTAAGGCGGATTTCGATATTGCGGAAGCCGCCTCGATAAAAGAGGCTTTGCCCTATCTTGATTCCGATATTGTACTCCTAGATTTAAACCTTGGCAGAGAATCTTCTTTACCTCTTATCCCGAAAATAAAATCGGCTTGCATAGTTATTTCGGTTCAAGATGATGAGCAAACGATTGTCAGGGCCTTGGAAGAGGGAGCTTGCGACTATGTAACAAAGCCTTTCAGCCTCAATGTGCTTAAAGCGCGGATACATGCGATTTTACGCCGGAACAATAGTCAGGATATTTATTTGAACATAAAAAACGGAGAGCCTATAATACTCATCGATAAAAAGGAAATTATATTGACAAAAAAAGAATATCAAATAATGAGCCTTTTTTTAAATAACTCGAGCACGGTTTTAACGCGCAGCCTTATCTTGGAACATATTTGGGATAAGGATGAGGCATTTGTAGAAGATAACACGCTGACCGTTACGATGAGCCGCCTTAAAAACAAGATAGGCAGCTCAAAGATAGAAACCGTAAGAGGAATAGGCTACAGGTGGAAGGGTTAA
- a CDS encoding type II toxin-antitoxin system RelB/DinJ family antitoxin has protein sequence MAQINVNIRMDADIKKEAEQLFDSLGMNMTTAFNIFIRQSLRIGGIPFKIMSDEKGFYNKYNQERLKAAAERMNQGKYIVHDMIDIE, from the coding sequence ATGGCTCAAATAAATGTCAATATAAGAATGGATGCTGATATAAAAAAAGAGGCCGAACAGCTTTTTGATAGTTTGGGAATGAATATGACAACAGCATTTAATATTTTTATTCGTCAATCGTTAAGAATCGGAGGTATTCCGTTTAAAATTATGAGTGACGAAAAAGGTTTTTATAATAAATATAATCAGGAAAGACTAAAAGCGGCAGCTGAACGGATGAATCAGGGAAAATATATTGTGCATGACATGATAGATATAGAATAA
- a CDS encoding glycoside-pentoside-hexuronide (GPH):cation symporter → MNKNRWTFGLGTIGRDMVYSLISMYLIFYMTDVIYVPTNVLWSITVIVLAARIFDACNDPIMGLIVDNTKTKYGKFKPWIAFGALTSGILTILLFTDFGIKGSAYAAFFGLIYLLWGIAFTTNDISYWSMLPSLSVDQKEREKIGAIARICANVGLFFVVAGIVPITTALGNKTGSLAKGYFFFAIMVTAIMWLGQIITLIGVKEPEITKPQKHTSLKELLSVIVKNDQLLLTAIAMTLFMIGYMTTTSFGLYFFKYAYGDEGMYSVFAIILGLSQISALIIFPLLSKFFVRQNIYKASIIMVLAGYLIFFFAPTNTMLFIGISGVLLFVGQAFIQLMMLMFLADCVDYGHWKLGKRNDSISFSIQPFINKLSGAIGNGIVSAVVILSGIKEASSAAEVTKEGLLMMKSAMLVFPLFCIVGSYILYRLRYKIDEKTYARILTELEARGELVRKE, encoded by the coding sequence ATGAACAAAAATAGATGGACCTTCGGTCTGGGTACTATAGGACGCGATATGGTTTACTCATTGATAAGCATGTATCTTATTTTTTACATGACAGATGTAATCTATGTTCCTACAAACGTATTGTGGAGCATTACGGTTATTGTCCTTGCAGCCCGCATTTTTGATGCCTGTAATGACCCGATTATGGGCTTGATAGTAGATAATACCAAGACCAAGTACGGAAAGTTTAAGCCTTGGATAGCCTTCGGTGCCCTGACCTCGGGGATTTTAACAATACTTCTTTTTACCGATTTCGGGATTAAGGGAAGTGCCTATGCTGCCTTCTTCGGCCTTATCTATCTTTTATGGGGAATTGCCTTTACCACAAACGATATAAGCTATTGGTCGATGCTTCCTTCTTTAAGTGTGGATCAAAAGGAAAGGGAAAAAATAGGCGCTATTGCCCGTATTTGTGCAAATGTGGGGCTTTTCTTTGTTGTTGCAGGAATAGTGCCCATTACAACCGCTTTGGGCAATAAGACGGGAAGTCTTGCCAAAGGATATTTTTTCTTTGCAATTATGGTTACCGCGATTATGTGGCTCGGTCAGATTATAACCTTAATCGGTGTAAAAGAACCCGAAATAACAAAGCCTCAAAAACATACCTCCCTAAAAGAACTTTTAAGCGTTATCGTAAAAAACGACCAGCTCCTTTTAACGGCAATAGCCATGACCCTCTTTATGATAGGCTACATGACTACAACAAGTTTCGGCCTCTACTTTTTTAAGTATGCCTACGGCGATGAAGGTATGTACTCCGTATTTGCTATTATTCTCGGCCTTTCCCAAATTTCAGCCCTAATCATTTTTCCGCTTTTAAGTAAATTTTTTGTAAGGCAGAACATATATAAGGCTTCGATAATAATGGTCTTGGCGGGCTACCTCATCTTCTTTTTTGCTCCTACAAATACCATGCTTTTTATAGGCATTTCGGGCGTTTTGCTCTTTGTGGGTCAAGCCTTTATTCAGCTTATGATGCTCATGTTCCTTGCCGACTGCGTTGACTACGGCCATTGGAAACTTGGCAAGCGGAATGACAGCATTTCGTTTTCGATTCAGCCCTTTATCAATAAGCTTTCGGGAGCTATCGGAAACGGCATCGTAAGTGCAGTCGTCATCCTTTCGGGAATTAAAGAAGCCTCCTCCGCCGCCGAGGTTACAAAGGAAGGTCTTTTGATGATGAAAAGTGCCATGCTCGTCTTTCCTCTTTTTTGCATTGTCGGCAGCTACATCCTCTACCGCCTCCGCTATAAAATCGACGAAAAAACCTATGCCCGCATTTTAACGGAACTTGAAGCGCGCGGAGAACTGGTAAGGAAAGAGTAG
- a CDS encoding alpha-galactosidase yields MIQFENNVFYLETENSSYWFRISPYGHLETVHYGKKMERCDLEGLLVKRTAQTGSTVCYDEKDLLYVLDNIPLQWSGNGRGDYRYSPCEIRMPDSSFTHDFVYQSHKIERGSKSMQSLPSALDGNGDAETLIINLKDINDVSLDLYYTVFPSFNLITRRAVLTNNNENPLEIRRLMSMMIDLPDRGFDMSTLDGSWIKEARLHKKEISYGMWVNESTTGASSNRHNPGFLIAARGAEEDRGEVYGFNLVYSGNHFGFVQKSHLDLIRIGIGMSPHCFSWDLKKGESFETPEALLSFSDRGFNGLRSNMHGFINKCIVRGEWKEKERPVLINNWEADFFKFNRRSLLRSARQAKKLGVELFVLDDGWFGDRNNDSAGLGDYRVNTKKLPGGIKSLADRVRKLGLDFGLWFEPEMVNEDSDLFRSHPEWALKEPFREPVRGRHQLVLDLCCKEVRDYIVENVGKILDEAGVSYVKWDMNRHISAAFSPSLKNQGEFYHRYILGLYEVLARIFSPRPHILLESCSSGGNRFDLGMLCFSPQIWTSDNTDPVERQEIQGALSLLYPLSAMGAHVSASPHQQTLRQTSLSTRFNTACFGLLGYELDLKFLTSAEKKEIKEQISFYKKYRKVFQFGSFSVIGTHKDNQKHWQCSDGRTAVSGLFQMKAKAADGHSILKVKGMKENALYDVETKPQRLYIKRFGGLIKHVLPFSLNPDGLVLRTVNKYYALWDCVEKYRASGKLLDYGILLNNQFMGTYYNNRTHLWGDFGSCLFVTKEAVQ; encoded by the coding sequence ATGATTCAATTTGAAAATAATGTTTTTTATCTGGAAACCGAAAATTCAAGCTATTGGTTCCGCATAAGTCCCTACGGCCACTTGGAAACCGTGCATTACGGTAAAAAGATGGAGCGGTGTGATCTTGAAGGTCTCCTTGTAAAACGGACTGCCCAAACCGGCTCTACGGTTTGCTATGACGAAAAAGACCTCCTCTATGTCTTGGATAACATACCCTTGCAATGGTCGGGAAACGGCAGAGGAGACTACCGTTACAGTCCTTGCGAAATCAGAATGCCCGATTCTTCTTTCACACACGACTTTGTGTATCAATCCCATAAGATAGAAAGGGGCTCAAAATCTATGCAGTCTCTTCCTTCCGCTCTTGACGGAAATGGAGATGCTGAAACCCTTATCATAAATCTAAAAGACATAAATGATGTAAGTCTTGATCTCTACTATACGGTCTTTCCTTCCTTTAATCTTATAACAAGGCGTGCAGTTTTGACAAATAATAATGAAAACCCCTTGGAAATACGCCGTCTTATGAGTATGATGATTGACCTCCCTGACAGGGGTTTCGATATGTCTACCCTTGACGGAAGCTGGATCAAGGAAGCCCGTCTTCACAAAAAAGAAATTTCATACGGGATGTGGGTAAACGAGTCAACAACAGGAGCAAGTTCTAACCGTCACAATCCGGGCTTTCTTATTGCAGCCCGCGGAGCAGAGGAGGATAGGGGAGAGGTCTACGGCTTTAACCTTGTCTACAGCGGAAATCATTTCGGCTTTGTGCAAAAAAGCCATTTGGATTTAATCCGTATCGGTATCGGGATGAGCCCTCATTGTTTTTCTTGGGATTTAAAAAAAGGTGAGAGCTTTGAAACGCCCGAAGCGCTTCTTTCTTTTTCGGACAGGGGCTTTAACGGGCTTCGTTCAAATATGCACGGTTTTATAAATAAGTGTATTGTAAGGGGAGAATGGAAAGAAAAAGAGCGGCCTGTTTTAATAAATAATTGGGAAGCCGATTTTTTTAAGTTCAACCGCCGAAGCCTTTTACGCTCCGCCCGTCAGGCAAAAAAGTTAGGTGTTGAGCTTTTTGTGCTTGACGACGGCTGGTTCGGAGATCGGAATAACGATAGTGCGGGCCTAGGCGACTATAGGGTAAATACAAAAAAGCTCCCCGGCGGGATTAAAAGCCTTGCCGACAGGGTGCGTAAACTCGGGCTTGACTTCGGGCTTTGGTTTGAGCCTGAAATGGTAAACGAGGACAGCGATTTATTCCGCTCTCATCCCGAATGGGCCTTAAAAGAGCCTTTCAGAGAGCCGGTCAGGGGGAGACATCAGCTCGTCCTTGACCTTTGCTGTAAAGAAGTAAGGGATTATATAGTTGAAAATGTAGGTAAAATTTTGGATGAGGCCGGTGTCTCTTATGTAAAATGGGATATGAACCGCCACATATCGGCAGCCTTTTCTCCTTCTTTAAAAAATCAGGGAGAGTTTTATCACCGCTATATTTTAGGTCTCTACGAGGTTTTAGCTAGAATCTTTTCTCCCCGCCCGCACATCCTGCTTGAAAGCTGCTCCTCAGGGGGAAACCGCTTTGATCTTGGAATGCTTTGCTTTTCTCCCCAGATATGGACTTCGGACAATACCGACCCCGTGGAAAGGCAGGAAATACAGGGAGCTTTGAGCCTCTTATATCCTCTTTCGGCTATGGGAGCCCATGTTTCGGCCTCTCCCCATCAGCAGACACTGAGGCAAACCTCTTTAAGCACCCGCTTTAATACCGCCTGCTTCGGGCTTTTGGGCTATGAATTGGATTTAAAGTTTTTAACATCGGCCGAAAAAAAGGAAATAAAAGAACAAATTTCTTTTTATAAAAAATACAGAAAAGTATTTCAGTTCGGCTCTTTTTCGGTTATCGGAACACATAAAGATAATCAAAAACATTGGCAATGCTCTGACGGAAGGACTGCCGTATCAGGCCTTTTTCAGATGAAGGCAAAGGCTGCCGACGGTCACAGCATTTTAAAGGTTAAGGGAATGAAAGAAAATGCCTTATACGATGTTGAAACAAAACCTCAAAGGCTCTACATAAAACGCTTCGGCGGCTTGATTAAGCATGTACTTCCCTTTTCTTTAAACCCTGACGGTCTTGTTTTAAGAACAGTAAACAAGTATTATGCTCTTTGGGATTGTGTAGAAAAATACCGTGCCTCAGGCAAACTATTGGACTACGGTATTCTTTTAAATAATCAGTTTATGGGCACTTATTATAATAATAGGACCCATCTTTGGGGGGATTTCGGCTCCTGTTTATTTGTAACAAAGGAAGCCGTGCAATAA
- a CDS encoding endonuclease MutS2, whose amino-acid sequence MTEHTLEVLQFSRIREIIASYCVTDEGKEFCLKKNPDTDIKKIEEEKKLGIDFLNLLRAYKAPPIKYRPPVLPFLEGIDIEGAALDIEGVYSVGLLALSVSSLHEWLSPFLENEEPNENSIVSFVKKIPDMLHLKKLVFSFIDENGELQDLPSLRAIKSKIRSIEDDIDKTMRNYFTNDATRQMLQSNLPTVKDGRQVIAVRSNFKGRIPGIIHEYSQSGQTFYLEPEEIVVKNNDLIAAHAEYERELLRLLQELTSQIAEHTEEIKEACEAIRKLDCIAAASRWAHSNNCVFAGSIAKNSHSENEGGISFYLHQARHPLLGKSAVPIDLKLSKDDRVLIITGPNTGGKTVSLKTAALFALINQTGWPLPAGPLTRLPYFDFIACDIGDEQSMDQSLSTFSAHMKNVSEIIRRAGDKSLIILDELGSGTDPQEGCAIAMAVLDDLLEKKAFVFVTTHHGALKNYGYSKDSCVNASVEFNQNTLSPTYRILMGVPGESHAVDIAKRNGLPEHIIEKAHTYLGNNRADVSDLIKGLIQKHEDLNEFELQKKEEELKLKEDRRRSDLKELQLKQKELELKRDGIKRLDLFFEEKRKFLENLVRELREGELSREKTLSVKKWIDDFEKDLGKEHEALKLEQSQIDERLHTSKEKHKAPQNSKLQEGTRVIIKSLRRNGELIREEKKGKWLVAVDNLKLTISEDDMEICENQEKLKLSKPIVSLISDTSAPASRPSFELRLLGMRAEEAQKALQDQMDLVLVHGITEFAIIHGKGHGILQELSHDFLKRSPFVKDFRFAKPEEGGSGKTIVSLG is encoded by the coding sequence ATGACTGAGCATACGCTGGAAGTTTTACAGTTTTCGAGGATAAGAGAAATTATTGCATCCTATTGTGTAACGGATGAAGGAAAAGAATTTTGTTTAAAAAAGAATCCGGATACCGATATAAAAAAAATAGAAGAAGAAAAAAAGTTAGGGATTGATTTTTTAAATCTTTTAAGGGCATACAAGGCTCCTCCGATAAAATACCGTCCGCCTGTTCTTCCCTTTCTTGAAGGAATCGATATTGAAGGGGCTGCCCTTGATATAGAAGGTGTTTATTCGGTCGGGCTTTTGGCCTTGTCCGTTTCTTCTTTACACGAATGGTTAAGTCCATTTTTGGAAAATGAAGAGCCGAATGAAAACTCTATTGTTTCCTTTGTAAAAAAAATACCCGATATGCTCCATTTAAAAAAGCTGGTATTTTCTTTTATAGATGAAAACGGGGAATTGCAGGACCTTCCTTCCTTGCGGGCAATAAAAAGCAAGATACGTTCCATAGAGGACGATATAGATAAAACTATGCGGAACTATTTTACAAACGATGCAACCCGCCAAATGCTTCAATCCAATCTCCCTACAGTAAAGGACGGAAGACAGGTTATAGCCGTAAGATCCAACTTTAAAGGAAGAATCCCCGGAATAATTCATGAGTATTCTCAATCGGGGCAAACCTTTTATCTTGAGCCTGAAGAAATAGTTGTAAAAAATAATGATTTGATTGCAGCCCATGCAGAATACGAGCGGGAGCTCTTGAGGCTTTTACAAGAATTGACTTCTCAAATTGCAGAGCATACCGAAGAAATAAAAGAGGCCTGTGAGGCAATTAGAAAATTGGATTGTATTGCAGCCGCTTCCCGCTGGGCTCATTCCAATAATTGTGTCTTTGCAGGCAGCATCGCTAAAAATTCTCACTCTGAAAATGAAGGAGGCATCTCCTTTTATCTTCATCAAGCCCGCCACCCCCTGCTTGGAAAATCGGCAGTTCCTATAGATTTAAAACTATCTAAGGACGACAGGGTACTTATTATAACGGGACCTAACACCGGAGGAAAAACCGTAAGCTTAAAAACGGCTGCCCTCTTTGCCCTTATAAACCAAACAGGCTGGCCCCTCCCTGCAGGGCCCTTGACCCGTCTCCCTTACTTTGATTTTATAGCCTGCGACATAGGAGATGAGCAGTCAATGGACCAATCCCTTTCTACCTTTTCGGCTCACATGAAAAATGTTTCAGAGATTATACGAAGGGCAGGGGATAAAAGTCTTATCATTCTTGATGAGCTTGGAAGCGGTACTGATCCGCAAGAAGGCTGTGCAATCGCAATGGCTGTCCTCGATGACCTTTTAGAAAAGAAGGCCTTTGTCTTTGTTACCACCCATCATGGGGCCTTAAAAAATTACGGCTACAGCAAGGATTCTTGTGTAAACGCCTCAGTCGAATTTAATCAAAACACCTTGAGTCCAACCTATCGGATCCTCATGGGAGTTCCTGGTGAAAGTCATGCAGTCGACATAGCCAAACGGAACGGCCTTCCCGAACATATAATCGAAAAAGCTCATACCTATTTGGGTAACAACAGGGCCGATGTTTCCGATCTTATAAAGGGGCTCATTCAAAAGCATGAAGACTTAAACGAATTCGAACTTCAAAAAAAAGAAGAAGAATTAAAACTAAAAGAGGATAGGCGCCGCTCCGATTTAAAGGAGCTTCAATTAAAACAAAAAGAATTGGAACTAAAGCGGGACGGAATAAAAAGGCTTGATCTTTTTTTTGAAGAAAAAAGAAAATTTCTTGAAAACCTTGTGCGGGAACTTAGAGAGGGCGAACTAAGCCGCGAAAAAACTTTAAGCGTTAAAAAATGGATTGACGATTTTGAAAAAGACTTGGGTAAAGAACATGAAGCTCTAAAACTTGAGCAATCGCAAATAGACGAAAGGCTTCATACTTCAAAAGAAAAACACAAGGCTCCTCAAAATTCCAAACTTCAAGAAGGTACCCGCGTTATAATTAAAAGCCTCCGCCGTAACGGTGAACTTATCCGTGAAGAAAAAAAAGGTAAGTGGCTGGTTGCCGTAGATAACTTAAAGCTTACTATTTCGGAAGACGATATGGAGATTTGCGAAAATCAAGAAAAACTTAAACTTTCCAAACCCATTGTAAGCCTTATAAGCGACACAAGCGCTCCGGCCTCCCGCCCTTCTTTTGAGCTCCGCCTCTTAGGAATGAGGGCTGAAGAAGCTCAAAAGGCCTTGCAGGATCAAATGGATCTGGTCTTGGTGCACGGCATTACTGAATTTGCTATTATTCACGGAAAGGGACACGGAATTCTTCAAGAATTATCTCACGATTTTTTAAAAAGAAGTCCATTTGTCAAAGACTTCCGTTTTGCAAAGCCCGAAGAAGGCGGTTCGGGAAAAACAATAGTGAGTCTGGGATAG
- the rsgA gene encoding ribosome small subunit-dependent GTPase A produces the protein MKGLVLKGSNNIFFVECEDGKLRNCSIKGKVLKDSALYYNPLAAGDLVNIEPDTHSENEGLVTGLAERKNSFLRLNQKLNMPQLLAANIDLLVCVASAANPPFRPRFVDRVLVQAEIQKIPVLIVLNKCDLKIADDVRERMEDWKRLGYKTIEVSAKEGRGMDNLIEALSAKTSALVGQSGVGKSTLLNFIAPDLNLRTSAISDKYDRGTHTTTQGEYFKIKALSSKGKEHSINIIDTPGVRNFAIYGIEPEDTGLYFPEMEKLIGSCKFGLSCTHTHEPGCALLEALKKRDIHKDRYTSFELINKELQETVKKY, from the coding sequence ATGAAGGGATTGGTTTTAAAAGGATCTAATAATATTTTTTTTGTTGAATGTGAAGACGGAAAATTAAGAAACTGTTCCATTAAGGGAAAGGTCTTAAAAGATTCTGCTCTTTACTATAATCCTCTTGCTGCAGGCGACCTTGTAAACATTGAGCCTGACACTCACTCGGAAAATGAGGGTTTGGTAACAGGCTTGGCCGAAAGAAAAAATTCTTTTTTGCGTTTAAACCAAAAACTGAATATGCCTCAGCTTTTAGCCGCAAATATTGACCTCCTTGTTTGTGTTGCCTCTGCCGCAAATCCTCCCTTCCGCCCGCGCTTTGTAGACAGGGTCTTAGTTCAGGCCGAGATTCAAAAGATTCCGGTTTTAATTGTGTTAAACAAGTGCGATCTAAAAATAGCTGATGATGTGAGAGAGAGGATGGAAGATTGGAAAAGGCTGGGCTATAAAACGATTGAAGTTTCGGCAAAGGAGGGCAGGGGAATGGACAACTTAATAGAGGCTCTCTCGGCTAAAACTTCTGCCCTTGTAGGACAGTCCGGAGTGGGGAAGAGTACCCTTTTAAATTTTATAGCCCCCGATTTAAATTTAAGAACCTCTGCAATCTCGGATAAGTATGACAGAGGCACTCACACGACAACTCAGGGAGAATACTTTAAAATAAAAGCCCTTAGCTCAAAGGGCAAAGAACATTCGATAAACATAATCGATACACCCGGTGTGAGGAATTTTGCAATTTACGGCATAGAGCCTGAGGATACGGGCCTATATTTCCCCGAAATGGAAAAACTCATAGGCTCATGTAAATTCGGCCTTTCCTGCACCCATACCCATGAACCCGGCTGTGCCCTTTTAGAAGCCTTAAAAAAAAGAGATATTCATAAGGATAGGTACACGAGTTTTGAGCTTATAAATAAAGAATTACAAGAAACGGTAAAAAAATATTAG
- the murI gene encoding glutamate racemase, protein MTKEKNIQYVFIDSGIGGLPYLRHLKEIEPQSSCAYIADTKHFPYGEKTLEEVIEYTQNLVKKIIEELRPSVIIIACNTMTVSALSHLREKFDIPFVGTVPAIKPAVLASKNKKIAVLATERTVNDIYVQNLIDEFGADCKFFMRADSVLVSKIENSLLSGSEEDKKSAIRPAVEFFKSAGTDTAVLGCTHFLHLRDEFKAVCEPDIRIVDSLDGVVNRALKISPPQKLKEENSKLKNIQKDIFYITSEKTEENTKRYSAYADLFGMVLGYF, encoded by the coding sequence TTGACAAAAGAAAAAAATATTCAATATGTTTTTATCGACTCAGGCATAGGAGGCCTTCCTTATCTAAGGCACTTAAAAGAAATTGAGCCTCAAAGTTCTTGTGCCTACATTGCAGACACAAAACATTTTCCTTATGGGGAAAAAACACTTGAAGAGGTAATAGAGTATACTCAAAATCTTGTAAAAAAGATAATCGAAGAGCTGCGGCCTTCGGTTATAATAATAGCCTGTAATACGATGACTGTTTCGGCTCTTTCTCATTTGAGGGAAAAATTCGATATCCCTTTTGTGGGAACGGTTCCTGCCATAAAGCCCGCAGTCTTGGCAAGTAAAAATAAAAAGATAGCCGTCCTTGCAACCGAAAGAACTGTAAACGATATCTATGTTCAAAACCTCATTGACGAGTTCGGAGCTGATTGTAAATTCTTTATGCGTGCCGATTCGGTTTTGGTCAGCAAAATAGAAAACTCCCTGCTTTCGGGAAGTGAAGAAGATAAGAAATCTGCAATCCGGCCTGCGGTTGAGTTTTTTAAGTCGGCAGGAACCGATACGGCTGTCCTAGGCTGTACTCACTTTTTACATTTAAGGGATGAGTTTAAGGCCGTCTGTGAACCGGATATAAGGATTGTGGACTCATTGGACGGGGTTGTAAACCGGGCATTAAAAATATCTCCTCCTCAAAAATTAAAGGAAGAGAACTCAAAATTAAAAAATATTCAAAAAGATATTTTTTATATCACCTCGGAAAAAACTGAAGAAAATACAAAAAGGTATTCCGCTTATGCGGATCTTTTTGGTATGGTTTTAGGGTATTTTTAA
- the miaA gene encoding tRNA (adenosine(37)-N6)-dimethylallyltransferase MiaA has translation MNFDFLSLSDKYNSAVVLGATATGKTSYAVGLAKELDGEIISVDSRQVYKGLDLGTGKDLDEYGEVPYHLIDICTLEREYNVFDFQNDAYRAFEDIKRRKKLPIFAGGTGLYLDALIREYELIPVPKNEELRESLVGKDLSELQKVFFDYKVPMHNKTDLENMERLIRAIEIAECKNTHPDAAEILNASRPDIRPLIIGLKYPREVLRERIRLRLLERINEGMIEETERLHKEGFSWERLESLGLEYKFTAQYLQGKIEKKEEYIDSLYRAICQFAKRQETWFRRMEKNGVKISWILK, from the coding sequence ATGAATTTCGATTTTTTGTCCTTATCCGATAAATATAATTCTGCCGTTGTTTTGGGAGCCACAGCAACAGGAAAGACATCCTATGCCGTGGGCCTTGCAAAAGAACTTGACGGCGAAATTATTTCTGTAGATTCAAGGCAGGTTTATAAGGGTCTTGATCTCGGTACAGGAAAGGACTTGGACGAGTATGGAGAGGTGCCCTATCACTTAATCGATATTTGTACATTGGAAAGGGAGTACAATGTCTTCGATTTTCAAAATGATGCTTACAGAGCCTTTGAGGATATAAAAAGGAGAAAAAAACTTCCGATTTTTGCAGGAGGAACGGGGCTTTATCTCGATGCCCTTATAAGGGAGTATGAGCTAATTCCTGTTCCGAAAAATGAAGAACTTAGAGAGTCATTGGTCGGTAAGGATTTGAGTGAATTGCAAAAAGTTTTTTTCGATTATAAGGTTCCGATGCATAATAAAACCGACCTTGAAAACATGGAGCGTCTTATTCGGGCTATTGAAATTGCCGAATGTAAAAATACCCATCCCGATGCAGCCGAGATACTAAATGCAAGCCGCCCCGATATCCGCCCCCTTATAATCGGCCTTAAATATCCTCGGGAAGTTTTAAGAGAAAGAATAAGGCTTAGACTTTTAGAGCGTATAAATGAGGGAATGATCGAAGAAACTGAAAGGCTTCACAAAGAGGGCTTTTCCTGGGAAAGGCTTGAAAGTTTGGGACTTGAATATAAATTTACCGCCCAATATCTTCAAGGCAAAATAGAAAAGAAAGAAGAATACATTGATTCTCTTTACCGTGCTATTTGTCAATTTGCAAAGAGGCAGGAAACTTGGTTTAGACGTATGGAAAAAAACGGAGTAAAAATAAGCTGGATTTTAAAGTGA